A genomic stretch from Vibrio algarum includes:
- the pstB gene encoding phosphate ABC transporter ATP-binding protein PstB, whose amino-acid sequence MFSVSSTLGYEPPLDVQNLSDKDTAISIEKLNLHYRNSRALSDISMRIPKGKVTAFIGPSGCGKSTLLRCINRMNDLVEGCRVDGSVYLHGKNVYQDDVDVATLRRRVGMVFQRPNPFPKSIYENVVYGLRLKGVKTARTLDDAVESSLRAAALWDEVKDRLHENAFGLSGGQQQRLVIARAIAIEPEVLLLDEPTSALDPISTLTIEELINDLKTKYTVVIVTHNMQQAARVSDHTAFVHLGKLIEYSDTDSIFTSPTKKRTEDYITGRYG is encoded by the coding sequence ATGTTTTCAGTCAGTTCAACATTAGGCTATGAGCCACCTTTAGATGTGCAAAATTTATCCGATAAAGATACGGCTATCTCTATAGAGAAATTAAATCTGCACTATAGAAATAGTCGGGCGCTTAGCGATATTTCAATGCGAATTCCTAAAGGGAAAGTAACCGCGTTTATTGGACCATCGGGATGTGGGAAATCTACGCTCTTACGCTGTATTAACCGGATGAATGATCTCGTTGAAGGATGTCGAGTCGACGGAAGTGTTTATTTACATGGTAAAAATGTTTATCAAGACGATGTCGATGTTGCTACGTTAAGACGACGTGTTGGTATGGTTTTTCAGAGACCGAATCCTTTCCCCAAATCTATTTACGAAAATGTGGTTTATGGCCTTAGACTGAAAGGTGTTAAAACCGCAAGAACGCTAGATGATGCAGTGGAAAGTTCATTACGTGCTGCCGCTCTATGGGATGAAGTAAAAGACAGACTGCATGAGAATGCATTTGGACTTTCAGGTGGTCAGCAGCAACGATTAGTTATCGCAAGAGCGATAGCCATAGAACCTGAAGTGCTATTATTAGATGAGCCAACATCAGCATTGGACCCGATATCTACATTAACCATTGAAGAATTAATCAACGATCTAAAGACCAAGTACACAGTAGTCATTGTCACTCATAATATGCAGCAAGCAGCGAGAGTGAGTGACCATACTGCGTTTGTTCATTTAGGCAAACTGATTGAGTACAGCGATACAGACTCGATATTTACCTCTCCTACGAAAAAGCGTACTGAGGATTACATTACCGGTCGATATGGTTAA
- the phoU gene encoding phosphate signaling complex protein PhoU codes for MHFGRHISGQFNVELESIRTHVLTMGGLVEQQLSYSMQALNKEDMELAQKVIHDDHKVNAMEVSIDEACTLIIAKRQPTAKDLRLVMAIIKTITDLERIGDVAARIARVALETPSTKHKHYHVSLETLSRQAIAMLHQVLDAFARMDVDAAADVYKLDNNLDIEYKAVIAQLTKNMMENPKNIPSILQVMWSARAIERVGDRCQNICEYIIYFVKGKDVRHLDEDDIYEHIK; via the coding sequence ATGCACTTTGGTCGTCACATTTCTGGGCAGTTTAATGTAGAACTCGAATCCATTCGAACCCATGTTTTAACCATGGGGGGATTGGTGGAGCAGCAGCTATCCTACTCGATGCAAGCACTAAACAAAGAAGACATGGAGTTAGCGCAAAAAGTAATACATGACGACCATAAGGTAAATGCGATGGAAGTTTCTATTGATGAAGCTTGCACTCTGATCATCGCTAAACGGCAGCCTACAGCGAAAGATTTACGCTTGGTTATGGCGATTATTAAAACGATTACCGATTTAGAGCGTATTGGTGATGTGGCAGCTCGAATCGCACGAGTAGCGCTAGAAACACCGTCAACCAAGCATAAACACTATCATGTGTCTTTAGAGACATTAAGCCGTCAAGCTATCGCTATGTTGCATCAAGTTCTTGATGCTTTTGCTCGGATGGATGTCGATGCGGCAGCCGATGTGTATAAGCTCGATAATAATCTGGATATAGAATACAAAGCCGTGATTGCACAATTGACCAAAAATATGATGGAAAATCCGAAAAACATTCCTAGTATTTTACAAGTTATGTGGTCTGCAAGAGCTATTGAACGTGTCGGTGATCGTTGTCAGAATATTTGTGAATACATAATCTATTTTGTGAAAGGCAAAGATGTGCGTCATCTCGATGAAGATGATATATATGAGCACATCAAATAA
- a CDS encoding PspA/IM30 family protein: MSVWKKLFSAVKGGANEAAEAVADNQALRILDQEIREAKAELRRSDEALVSIIAKRKMSQNKVDAFNQSIAEYENHTRLAMEKGQQELALECAQKVANLRNEQDAESVYLEQFKSSAQSMSTNIAQAKDKLRQLEQQVDVVKANEAVQKAQSAVSATNVGANAKMHTAVESLDRIKKRQEERSAQLEAAAEIADEASGSSLDKKLADAGITSGQSSAEDELARILGK, from the coding sequence ATGAGTGTTTGGAAAAAACTATTCTCAGCCGTAAAGGGTGGCGCAAATGAAGCTGCTGAAGCTGTTGCTGACAATCAAGCTTTGCGCATCCTAGACCAAGAGATCAGAGAAGCGAAAGCAGAATTACGCCGTTCAGATGAAGCTTTAGTGAGTATTATTGCTAAGCGCAAGATGTCACAAAATAAAGTCGATGCGTTTAATCAAAGCATTGCTGAATATGAGAACCATACCCGTTTGGCTATGGAAAAAGGCCAACAAGAACTTGCTCTTGAATGTGCACAAAAAGTGGCGAACTTAAGAAACGAACAAGATGCAGAAAGCGTCTATTTAGAGCAATTTAAGTCATCAGCACAGAGTATGAGTACCAATATCGCTCAAGCAAAAGACAAACTTCGTCAGCTTGAGCAGCAGGTCGACGTTGTTAAAGCGAATGAAGCGGTTCAGAAAGCGCAGTCCGCTGTTTCCGCTACCAATGTAGGCGCCAATGCAAAAATGCATACCGCTGTAGAGTCATTGGATAGGATTAAAAAGCGTCAGGAAGAAAGATCAGCACAGCTTGAAGCTGCGGCAGAAATTGCCGATGAAGCGTCTGGCAGTTCATTAGACAAAAAACTAGCAGATGCTGGGATTACCTCCGGGCAATCATCAGCAGAAGATGAATTAGCTCGGATTCTTGGAAAATAA
- a CDS encoding DUF350 domain-containing protein, which produces MQLLIDSIGNVGAFLLYFSISLAFLLLFKVIYVRFTPYDEWALIKDGKNVSAAIALAGSILGYSLAISGAASNSVNVVDFAVWGVIALLAQIAAFFLVRFTFMPKVSERIEQGEIPAGIVMAATSVSVGLLNAACMTY; this is translated from the coding sequence ATGCAATTACTCATAGATTCTATTGGAAATGTTGGGGCATTTTTGCTCTATTTTTCTATTTCATTGGCATTTTTACTACTTTTTAAAGTGATTTATGTCCGGTTTACTCCTTACGATGAGTGGGCACTCATTAAAGATGGAAAAAACGTTTCAGCAGCGATTGCATTAGCTGGGTCCATACTTGGTTATAGTTTGGCGATTTCAGGTGCAGCAAGTAACTCTGTCAATGTTGTTGATTTCGCCGTTTGGGGTGTAATTGCTTTGTTGGCTCAAATAGCGGCCTTCTTTTTAGTTCGTTTTACCTTTATGCCAAAGGTTTCCGAACGAATAGAGCAAGGTGAGATCCCTGCAGGTATTGTTATGGCCGCGACGTCAGTTTCTGTTGGGTTGTTAAACGCTGCATGCATGACTTACTGA
- a CDS encoding DUF2170 family protein has product MICQSPDLISALKEHDGWVVKENENTLVITNEDNIDAFLAISGEQILVEVLLFSKDLVKNPQALNEYVLKTHKMFSLTTIGINEIDGDEYYVAFGSLSSQSKLESVIIEVATLFRNVEAFIELYQEYLVDSGQTVESE; this is encoded by the coding sequence ATGATTTGTCAATCTCCAGATCTAATCTCAGCTCTTAAAGAGCATGACGGTTGGGTAGTTAAAGAAAATGAAAATACATTAGTCATTACCAATGAAGATAATATCGACGCTTTTCTTGCCATATCGGGCGAGCAGATCCTTGTCGAGGTTCTTCTATTTAGCAAAGATCTCGTCAAGAATCCGCAAGCACTTAATGAATATGTGCTGAAAACCCATAAGATGTTCTCGTTAACAACAATCGGTATTAATGAGATTGATGGTGATGAGTATTATGTTGCGTTTGGCTCTCTTTCATCTCAGTCAAAATTAGAAAGTGTCATTATTGAAGTGGCAACCTTGTTCCGTAATGTCGAAGCGTTCATCGAGTTATATCAAGAGTACTTAGTGGATAGTGGACAAACAGTGGAGAGTGAATAA
- a CDS encoding glutathionylspermidine synthase family protein: MLRVNAKERKHWKALAKEYGFGFHSVYEDPYWDETAYYQFTLEQIEKDIEDPTEELHQMCLQVVDKVVGDEYWLRKFQIPEPMWENVLTSWKQKESSLYSRLDFAYDGKGVAKLYENNADTPTSLYETGFWQWLWLEDMVDSQQVRRDADQFNLLQELLIERFQEIAIQQPGQTLHFSCCKDSVEDRGTVQYIEDCALEAGLSTSFVFTEDIGLNNKNEFVDLNDQAVRWMFKLYPWEFMFREQYAANLQEAKVNWLEPMWKSIVSNKALLPLLWKMFPHHPNLIPAFFPDDKKISTLGDYVIKPLFAREGANISIIEKGKKTLETGGPYGEEGVIYQAYHPLPKFGDNYTLIGSWLINDKAAGMSIREDTSRVTQDLSRYIPHIILD; encoded by the coding sequence ATGTTAAGGGTAAACGCTAAAGAAAGAAAACACTGGAAAGCGTTAGCAAAAGAGTACGGTTTTGGTTTTCATTCGGTTTACGAAGATCCTTACTGGGATGAAACCGCTTACTATCAGTTTACCCTTGAACAAATAGAAAAAGATATTGAAGACCCGACAGAAGAGCTCCATCAAATGTGTTTACAGGTGGTGGATAAAGTCGTTGGTGATGAGTATTGGTTGCGAAAATTTCAAATACCAGAACCGATGTGGGAAAACGTCCTAACTTCATGGAAGCAAAAAGAGTCATCATTATATTCTCGTTTAGATTTTGCCTATGATGGAAAAGGGGTGGCAAAGCTATATGAAAATAATGCTGATACGCCAACGTCACTCTATGAAACTGGTTTTTGGCAATGGCTATGGCTGGAAGATATGGTCGATAGCCAGCAGGTTCGCCGAGATGCGGACCAATTTAATCTCCTGCAAGAATTGTTAATAGAACGGTTTCAAGAGATCGCTATACAGCAGCCTGGGCAAACCCTGCATTTTAGTTGCTGTAAAGACAGTGTCGAAGATCGTGGTACCGTGCAATATATTGAAGATTGTGCGCTAGAAGCCGGTTTATCGACTTCTTTTGTTTTTACTGAAGATATTGGTCTAAACAATAAAAATGAGTTTGTTGATCTAAATGATCAAGCCGTTCGCTGGATGTTTAAGCTTTATCCGTGGGAGTTTATGTTCAGAGAGCAGTACGCGGCTAATTTGCAAGAGGCGAAGGTCAATTGGCTTGAGCCGATGTGGAAATCTATCGTAAGCAATAAGGCCTTATTGCCATTACTCTGGAAAATGTTCCCTCATCACCCAAACCTTATCCCCGCGTTTTTTCCTGACGATAAAAAAATAAGTACTCTTGGTGATTATGTGATTAAACCTCTTTTCGCTCGAGAGGGAGCTAATATTTCTATTATAGAAAAAGGCAAAAAAACACTTGAGACGGGTGGGCCTTATGGAGAAGAGGGCGTTATTTATCAAGCCTACCACCCTTTACCTAAATTTGGTGATAACTATACTTTAATCGGCAGTTGGTTGATAAACGACAAAGCTGCAGGTATGTCTATTCGAGAAGATACATCAAGAGTGACTCAAGACCTATCACGTTACATCCCACATATTATTCTTGATTGA
- a CDS encoding YjfK family protein, with protein sequence MFGWFKKKEQQPQKPSSPEVLGLRLGGAIELDDLKFRLIEEYLTIEGAARTQLIKAVGEVELDGQTRLLRFYTDDDGYFQVLQNGKSDADVAEVKLVYFYETKPIDSDKQWEHWLASELVKPNKILDEQTFYKVWENERPVAMTEKTWFEDGSVSETDQFAMVYEREINPELFEGLQIIAEEKIENNQPQRSVVFSTSIDVSPTDFRVIG encoded by the coding sequence ATGTTTGGTTGGTTTAAAAAGAAAGAACAACAGCCTCAGAAACCGAGTTCACCTGAAGTACTTGGTTTGCGATTGGGCGGTGCAATTGAGTTAGATGATCTCAAATTTCGTTTAATCGAAGAGTATCTCACGATAGAAGGTGCGGCTCGAACACAACTCATAAAAGCGGTTGGAGAGGTAGAACTCGACGGACAAACGAGGTTGCTACGTTTCTATACTGATGATGATGGCTATTTTCAAGTGCTACAAAATGGTAAGTCAGATGCGGATGTGGCTGAAGTGAAGCTGGTTTATTTTTATGAAACAAAACCAATCGATAGTGACAAGCAGTGGGAACATTGGTTAGCGTCAGAATTGGTTAAACCTAATAAGATTCTCGACGAGCAAACGTTCTACAAAGTTTGGGAAAATGAACGCCCAGTAGCGATGACGGAAAAAACATGGTTCGAAGACGGCAGTGTTAGTGAAACCGATCAATTTGCCATGGTATACGAAAGAGAAATTAATCCGGAATTATTTGAAGGTTTGCAAATAATTGCGGAAGAGAAAATTGAAAATAATCAGCCACAAAGAAGTGTCGTTTTTAGTACCAGCATTGATGTATCTCCAACTGATTTTAGAGTCATTGGCTAA
- a CDS encoding DUF1190 domain-containing protein — translation MKKTKQVSLQRMRKSWRPFAQNSLSVAIVSAMLAGCGDSEEATIYQGVDDCVGDNPDFAEQCKAAYEYALEESSRTAPKYNTENECSQEFGANACVQAPGSSWFMPAMTGYMFARMMTNNRPYYSQPMYSSRYPGSIFHNRWVSSDGYDYGSSRYNKSTVKVGRDQMKPKPTATKTMSRGGFGSTVSAKSSWGSSKSSSSKSWGG, via the coding sequence ATGAAAAAAACCAAACAAGTATCTTTACAACGAATGCGAAAATCGTGGCGTCCTTTTGCACAAAACTCCCTTTCAGTTGCCATTGTATCGGCAATGTTAGCAGGGTGTGGTGACAGTGAAGAAGCCACTATTTATCAAGGTGTTGATGATTGCGTTGGTGATAATCCAGATTTTGCCGAGCAATGTAAGGCTGCTTACGAATATGCGTTGGAAGAGTCGAGTCGTACTGCGCCTAAATACAATACCGAGAATGAGTGCTCGCAAGAGTTTGGTGCAAACGCCTGTGTTCAAGCTCCTGGCTCAAGCTGGTTTATGCCAGCGATGACGGGGTACATGTTTGCCCGCATGATGACGAATAACCGACCTTATTATTCTCAACCGATGTATTCTTCTCGCTATCCGGGAAGCATTTTCCACAATCGTTGGGTCAGTTCAGATGGATACGATTATGGCTCAAGTCGCTACAACAAATCGACGGTTAAGGTTGGGCGAGATCAGATGAAGCCAAAACCGACAGCAACGAAAACCATGTCTAGAGGCGGTTTCGGTTCAACTGTTTCGGCTAAATCGAGTTGGGGAAGTAGCAAATCATCATCAAGTAAGAGTTGGGGCGGTTAA
- the ppk2 gene encoding polyphosphate kinase 2, whose translation MAKTDKKVYEKELEKLQIELVKLQSWIQQEGLKVVVIFEGRDAAGKGGVIKRITEKLNPRICRVAALPAPTEKEKTQWYFQRYVAHLPAAGEMVLFDRSWYNRAGVEKVMGFCNDDQYEEFLRSCPEFERMLSRSGIILLKYWFSVSDEEQEKRFLERINTPIKRWKFSPMDLESRSRWAEYSEAKDKMFNYTDTKQCPWWVVESDDKKRARLNCISHLLSSIEYHDIIFPEIELPEINKEGYIRAPIEEQSYVPEYLEK comes from the coding sequence ATGGCAAAAACGGATAAAAAAGTATACGAAAAAGAATTAGAAAAACTTCAAATTGAACTGGTTAAGCTGCAAAGCTGGATACAACAAGAAGGGCTCAAAGTCGTCGTTATTTTTGAAGGCCGAGACGCGGCTGGTAAAGGTGGCGTAATAAAAAGAATAACGGAAAAATTGAACCCTCGTATTTGTCGAGTCGCAGCCCTTCCTGCCCCAACAGAAAAAGAGAAAACACAATGGTATTTTCAACGCTACGTAGCGCACCTACCTGCCGCGGGCGAAATGGTTCTTTTTGACCGAAGTTGGTACAACCGTGCTGGGGTTGAGAAGGTAATGGGTTTTTGCAACGATGACCAATACGAAGAATTTTTACGATCCTGCCCTGAATTTGAACGCATGCTAAGCCGTTCTGGCATTATACTTTTAAAATATTGGTTTTCGGTCTCCGATGAAGAACAAGAAAAACGCTTCTTAGAAAGAATCAACACCCCGATCAAACGCTGGAAATTCAGCCCTATGGATCTGGAGTCTCGAAGTCGTTGGGCTGAATATTCTGAAGCAAAGGATAAAATGTTTAATTACACCGACACTAAGCAATGTCCATGGTGGGTCGTTGAGTCAGATGATAAGAAACGAGCAAGACTTAACTGTATCAGCCACTTACTGTCTAGTATTGAATACCATGACATTATATTCCCTGAAATTGAACTCCCCGAAATAAACAAAGAAGGTTATATAAGAGCGCCTATCGAAGAGCAATCTTATGTACCGGAATATTTAGAAAAGTAG
- a CDS encoding potassium channel protein — MSLWLAMRQWTVRHLGQLTGRNLTFLLVSYIATSWILLRLVGESDLTNSFSVFIYYLVVTASTVGYGDYSPATDIGKWVTSLFIIPAGLGLFAIAVGQVASVLVESWRKGIMGKRSLKMKNHILVLGWNEKRTLNMLDMLLHEEKKSRAIVLCSCAEIENPLPGVIEFVSVPSYVDSAEMARAGISDASCIIIDTPEDDVTLSAALFASGQNSDAHILAYFNNEELSNLLKKHCPNIECIPSVSVEMLAKSAVDPGSSSLHQELLSTTTGMTQYSITYPSNHPATQFEVLFHFFKQTHDAILIAVNDGSGLQVNPNLKIEVSEGMTLFYISDERITDVNWP, encoded by the coding sequence ATGTCGTTATGGTTGGCGATGCGTCAATGGACGGTTCGTCACTTAGGTCAGTTAACCGGAAGAAACCTGACTTTCTTACTGGTTAGTTATATAGCAACAAGTTGGATTTTACTTCGTCTCGTTGGAGAGTCTGATCTTACCAATTCATTTAGTGTATTTATTTACTATTTGGTCGTGACGGCTTCTACCGTGGGGTATGGTGATTACTCACCTGCTACTGATATTGGGAAGTGGGTCACCTCGTTATTTATTATCCCTGCAGGGTTAGGCTTGTTTGCCATCGCTGTCGGACAAGTGGCGAGTGTGCTAGTGGAATCTTGGCGTAAAGGAATAATGGGGAAGCGGAGCCTTAAAATGAAGAACCATATATTGGTGCTCGGTTGGAACGAAAAGCGCACATTAAATATGTTAGACATGCTTTTGCATGAAGAAAAGAAGAGTCGTGCAATTGTATTGTGCTCCTGTGCGGAAATCGAGAATCCATTACCAGGTGTTATTGAGTTTGTCTCGGTTCCTAGCTATGTAGATAGCGCCGAAATGGCACGAGCAGGCATATCGGATGCCAGCTGCATTATTATTGATACACCAGAAGATGATGTCACGTTAAGTGCGGCACTTTTTGCTAGCGGCCAAAATTCAGATGCACACATTTTGGCGTATTTTAACAATGAAGAACTAAGTAATCTTCTTAAGAAGCATTGTCCAAATATAGAGTGTATTCCATCAGTTTCAGTTGAAATGCTTGCTAAGTCTGCAGTTGACCCGGGGTCGAGTTCTCTTCATCAAGAGCTGCTAAGCACAACGACAGGGATGACTCAGTATTCGATTACTTATCCTTCAAATCATCCAGCAACGCAATTTGAGGTTTTATTCCACTTTTTTAAACAGACCCATGATGCCATATTAATTGCTGTTAATGATGGTAGTGGCCTTCAAGTGAACCCCAACTTGAAAATAGAGGTTAGTGAAGGGATGACCCTTTTCTATATCTCCGATGAGCGGATTACCGATGTTAACTGGCCTTAG
- the pstA gene encoding phosphate ABC transporter permease PstA, whose product MLFQWIKSGKPWIWLTGGAVSVSLISVFGLLLLIGWKGLVYFWPMPLSVWTNENGNQIVGQVYQRATIPVSRLSHGQENLPEQIIEDGSVEQLSIKIANRELYPLDFIAVLEPNLSEPEHPKEWVVLERIQNGSFFGRPVEYVTEHGRYSSDVRSHLRYGVDFADALRVEMDRILNVEVREIGWELSQIRLQKRKVEFNGKLTPAYLDEYDEKKKALESLISEAESKLAQIRSKLKSEYLVVEEMSGSIHQIPLIDILDAWYPNDMTYFEKTVHWANQALKFLLDDPREANSEGGVFPAIFGTVFLVLMMSIIVTPLGVLAAVYLHEYAENNALTRIIRVAVINLAGVPSIVYGVFGLGFFVYSIGGSIDEFFYADKLPTPTFGTPGILWSALTLALLTLPVVIVSTEEGLGRIPLSVRDGSYALGATQFETLWRIVLPLASPAIITGLILAVARAAGEVAPLMLVGVAKLAPSLPVDSHYPFVHLERKFMHLGYHIYDVGFQTPNIEAARPLVYATSFLLVMVVVGLNLTAINIRNNLREKYRVLGQD is encoded by the coding sequence GTGCTTTTTCAGTGGATAAAATCAGGAAAGCCTTGGATTTGGCTTACAGGTGGAGCAGTCAGCGTTAGTCTGATATCTGTTTTCGGCCTGCTATTATTGATTGGCTGGAAAGGTTTGGTTTATTTTTGGCCTATGCCTTTATCTGTATGGACAAACGAAAACGGTAATCAAATTGTAGGTCAGGTTTATCAGCGTGCCACAATACCGGTTTCAAGGCTTTCTCACGGACAAGAAAACTTGCCAGAGCAGATAATTGAAGATGGAAGCGTAGAACAACTCAGTATTAAAATTGCTAACAGAGAATTATATCCGCTCGATTTTATCGCAGTATTAGAACCTAATTTGTCAGAGCCAGAACACCCAAAAGAGTGGGTTGTTTTAGAGAGAATTCAAAACGGTTCTTTTTTTGGTCGGCCAGTAGAGTACGTCACTGAACACGGTCGATATAGCTCGGATGTAAGGTCTCATTTGAGATATGGTGTTGATTTTGCGGACGCATTACGAGTAGAGATGGATCGTATTCTCAATGTTGAAGTTCGTGAAATTGGTTGGGAGCTTAGCCAGATAAGGCTTCAAAAAAGAAAAGTAGAGTTTAATGGGAAGCTAACACCAGCTTATTTGGATGAGTACGATGAAAAAAAGAAAGCGTTAGAATCACTTATCTCGGAGGCGGAGTCTAAATTAGCTCAAATACGTTCTAAGCTAAAAAGTGAATATTTAGTCGTGGAAGAAATGTCCGGTAGTATTCATCAGATACCTTTAATCGACATTCTGGATGCTTGGTATCCTAATGATATGACCTATTTTGAAAAAACTGTGCACTGGGCAAATCAAGCCCTAAAATTTCTATTAGATGATCCCAGAGAAGCGAATTCAGAAGGTGGTGTTTTTCCTGCGATATTTGGTACGGTTTTCTTGGTTCTAATGATGTCCATTATCGTTACTCCATTAGGAGTGTTGGCTGCCGTTTACTTACATGAATACGCAGAAAATAACGCACTAACTCGCATCATTCGAGTTGCGGTTATCAACCTTGCCGGCGTTCCTTCCATTGTTTATGGTGTATTTGGACTTGGCTTCTTTGTTTATAGCATTGGTGGTTCTATAGATGAGTTTTTTTATGCGGATAAACTGCCGACACCAACATTTGGTACACCCGGAATACTTTGGTCAGCATTAACGTTAGCACTGCTTACATTACCTGTTGTTATCGTCTCTACAGAGGAAGGGTTAGGACGCATTCCTTTATCTGTGAGAGATGGTTCTTATGCGCTAGGCGCAACACAGTTCGAAACGTTATGGAGAATAGTGTTACCTCTGGCTAGTCCAGCCATCATTACTGGATTGATCTTAGCCGTGGCACGAGCCGCAGGAGAGGTTGCTCCGCTTATGCTCGTTGGCGTGGCTAAATTAGCGCCAAGCCTACCAGTTGATAGTCACTACCCATTCGTGCATCTTGAACGTAAATTCATGCACCTTGGTTATCATATATATGATGTCGGTTTCCAGACTCCAAATATTGAAGCGGCTAGGCCACTAGTATATGCAACCTCCTTTTTGCTTGTTATGGTTGTTGTTGGGCTTAATTTAACGGCCATTAATATTCGTAATAATTTGCGAGAAAAATACCGTGTTTTAGGACAAGATTAA